In one window of Lynx canadensis isolate LIC74 chromosome B3, mLynCan4.pri.v2, whole genome shotgun sequence DNA:
- the GSC gene encoding homeobox protein goosecoid yields MPASMFSIDNILAARPRCKDSVLPVAPSAAAPVVFPALHGDSLYGAGGGASSDYGAFYPRPVAPGGAGLPAAVGGSRLGYNNYFYGQLHVQAAPVGPACCGAVPPLGAQQCSCVPTPPGYEGPGSVLVSPVPHQMLPYMNVGTLSRTELQLLNQLHCRRKRRHRTIFTDEQLEALENLFQETKYPDVGTREQLARKVHLREEKVEVWFKNRRAKWRRQKRSSSEESENAEKWNKTSSKASPEKREEEGKSDLDSDS; encoded by the exons ATGCCCGCCAGCATGTTCAGCATCGACAACATCCTGGCCGCCCGGCCGCGCTGCAAAGACTCGGTGCTGCCAGTGGCGCCCAGCGCCGCGGCTCCCGTCGTCTTCCCGGCCCTGCACGGGGACTCGCTCTACGGCGCCGGCGGCGGCGCCTCCTCGGACTATGGCGCCTTCTATCCGCGCCCGGTGGCCCCCGGCGGCGCAGGCCTCCCGGCCGCGGTCGGCGGCTCCCGCCTCGGCTACAACAACTACTTCTACGGGCAGCTGCACGTGCAGGCGGCGCCCGTGGGCCCGGCCTGCTGCGGGGCCGTGCCGCCGCTGGGTGCCCAGCAGTGCTCCTGCGTCCCGACGCCCCCAG GCTACGAGGGCCCCGGCTCGGTGCTAGTGTCCCCAGTGCCGCACCAGATGCTGCCCTACATGAACGTGGGCACACTGTCGCGCACCGAGCTGCAACTCCTCAACCAGTTGCACTGCCGGCGGAAGCGGCGGCACCGCACCATCTTCACGGACGAGCAGCTCGAAGCGCTGGAGAACCTCTTCCAGGAGACCAAGTACCCAGACGTGGGTACCCGCGAGCAGCTGGCCCGGAAGGTGCACCTCCGCGAGGAGAAAGTGGAG GTCTGGTTTAAAAATCGCCGTGCCAAATGGAGGCGGCAGAAGCGGTCCTCGTCGGAGGAGTCGGAAAACGCCGAGAAGTGGAACAAGACGTCGTCAAAGGCGTCGCccgagaagagggaagaggaaggtaAAAGCGATTTGGACTCGGACAGCTGA